Proteins from a single region of bacterium BMS3Abin08:
- the tatC gene encoding sec-independent protein translocase protein TatC, with amino-acid sequence MANETLPFTAHLTELRQRLIKSLVAVIIGFVVSFAFSEKLFKLLTMPLKYDLHIKLSSPYLEMLPKASPINKLVFLAPAEAFWMHIKVSIVAGIILSIPVILYQLWKFVGPGLLPTEKKYIGPFIVAGTGLFLLGDLFCFAIILPFAMSFLLTYKTESLIPMLSVGSYIDFTLKFLLSFGMVFELPIVILFLTKLGIVSPQTLAKNRKYAVLVAFILAAILTPTPDAFNQTLMAGPIIILFEAGIIISKIFARKKASNDGD; translated from the coding sequence ATGGCAAATGAAACGCTCCCCTTCACTGCCCATCTTACTGAATTAAGGCAGAGACTCATCAAGTCTCTTGTCGCTGTTATTATTGGTTTTGTCGTCTCCTTCGCCTTCTCCGAAAAACTCTTTAAGCTCTTAACCATGCCCCTCAAGTACGACCTCCACATAAAGTTGAGTTCACCCTATTTAGAGATGCTTCCCAAGGCATCACCCATAAACAAGCTTGTCTTTTTAGCCCCGGCTGAGGCATTCTGGATGCACATCAAGGTATCCATAGTGGCAGGTATAATTCTCTCCATTCCCGTCATCCTCTATCAACTCTGGAAGTTTGTCGGGCCGGGACTGCTACCCACGGAAAAGAAATATATCGGACCCTTTATAGTAGCCGGGACCGGCCTTTTTCTCCTCGGTGACCTGTTCTGCTTTGCAATAATTCTCCCCTTTGCAATGAGCTTTCTCCTGACTTACAAGACCGAATCCCTTATCCCCATGCTCTCGGTGGGAAGCTATATCGATTTCACCCTGAAATTCCTGCTCTCCTTCGGTATGGTATTCGAACTGCCCATAGTTATACTTTTCCTCACAAAACTCGGGATAGTCTCTCCTCAAACACTGGCAAAAAACAGAAAGTATGCGGTACTTGTGGCCTTCATCCTTGCTGCCATCCTCACGCCGACACCTGATGCTTTCAACCAGACACTCATGGCCGGGCCTATCATTATTCTGTTTGAGGCTGGTATAATTATATCTAAAATCTTTGCGAGAAAGAAGGCCTCCAATGACGGGGATTAG
- the tatAd_2 gene encoding sec-independent protein translocase protein TatAd, with product MFDLGIQELIVIFVVALIIVGPQKLPELARSLGKGMAELKKTLQGVKEQIDSEMEEIETPIKDGLHDVADQSPFSEKNSNADITAGSEDADAGISEKVDKAEPEESNADITPGTEDADAGISEKGGEAEPGESDKQDEGRKPEVDGK from the coding sequence ATGTTTGATCTCGGAATACAGGAACTTATTGTAATCTTTGTTGTTGCTCTCATCATTGTCGGGCCCCAGAAACTGCCTGAACTTGCAAGGTCTCTCGGAAAGGGCATGGCTGAACTGAAGAAGACCCTTCAGGGGGTCAAGGAACAGATCGATTCAGAGATGGAAGAAATAGAGACACCGATAAAGGATGGACTACACGACGTTGCCGATCAGTCACCGTTTTCGGAAAAAAACTCCAACGCCGATATAACAGCCGGCTCCGAAGATGCCGATGCCGGCATCTCTGAAAAGGTCGACAAAGCCGAGCCAGAGGAATCCAATGCCGATATAACACCCGGCACGGAAGATGCCGATGCCGGCATCTCTGAAAAAGGCGGCGAAGCCGAGCCTGGGGAATCCGACAAGCAGGATGAGGGGAGGAAACCAGAAGTAGATGGCAAATGA
- the mucD_3 gene encoding putative periplasmic serine endoprotease DegP-like precursor, protein MKRLPVSFFILIFALSLASGAFGTPVPESFSSIVKLRARSVVNISTTRIYKERGLPFPFSSEQTPQEREKKFRRQSLGSGFIIDKDGYILTNYHVIDKAEDIRVRLWDETEYKATVIGKDQKTDIALIKIYSKKTLPVAPLGDSDALEVGDWVIAIGNPFGLGNTVTAGIVSAKGRILGSGPYDDFIQTDAAINPGNSGGPLFNINGEVVGINSAIFSTSGGNIGIGFAIPINIAKDIVTSLKEKGHVERGWLGVTVQKVTPEIAEKFGLKESYGAIIADITPGSPADKAGMKRGDIIIKYNDKKIEDMHVLPRLVAASPVESTVPVTVFRNGREVVLEVTIVKLKEGIATPQAIIEKTLGIMTKTLHPAIAEQFGIKDGGGVVVIRVNEEGPAARENIHKGDIILELNRKRITSVEEMASILKVVDKGDTVLLLIKRKTGYIYISTRVD, encoded by the coding sequence ATGAAAAGATTGCCGGTGTCCTTTTTTATTCTTATCTTTGCCCTGTCTTTAGCAAGCGGTGCTTTCGGCACACCGGTCCCTGAGTCATTCTCAAGTATTGTAAAACTGAGGGCCAGGAGTGTTGTAAATATAAGCACGACAAGAATATACAAGGAAAGGGGACTGCCGTTTCCCTTCTCCTCCGAACAGACACCACAGGAAAGGGAGAAGAAATTCAGAAGGCAGTCACTCGGCTCCGGCTTCATAATAGACAAAGACGGGTACATCCTTACCAACTACCATGTAATTGACAAGGCTGAGGATATAAGGGTCAGGCTATGGGATGAAACAGAGTATAAGGCAACCGTAATCGGCAAAGACCAGAAAACGGATATAGCACTTATAAAGATTTATTCAAAGAAAACGCTCCCTGTTGCCCCTCTGGGAGATTCCGATGCACTTGAGGTTGGTGATTGGGTTATTGCGATAGGAAACCCTTTCGGTCTTGGAAACACAGTGACGGCGGGAATTGTAAGCGCAAAGGGGAGGATCCTCGGCTCAGGACCCTACGATGATTTCATCCAGACCGATGCGGCCATCAACCCCGGCAACTCCGGTGGTCCCCTCTTCAACATAAACGGAGAGGTGGTCGGGATAAACAGTGCAATCTTCTCAACTTCGGGCGGCAATATCGGGATAGGCTTTGCCATACCAATCAACATTGCAAAGGATATAGTTACGTCACTGAAGGAGAAGGGGCATGTGGAGAGGGGATGGTTAGGGGTCACAGTACAGAAGGTCACACCTGAAATTGCCGAGAAATTCGGCCTGAAGGAATCGTACGGGGCTATCATAGCCGATATCACACCGGGTTCCCCCGCAGACAAGGCCGGCATGAAGAGGGGTGACATCATCATAAAATACAATGATAAGAAGATAGAGGACATGCATGTACTTCCTCGACTTGTTGCGGCATCTCCCGTGGAAAGCACCGTGCCTGTAACGGTCTTCAGGAACGGCAGGGAAGTTGTCCTGGAGGTAACAATCGTAAAGTTGAAGGAGGGGATTGCCACCCCTCAGGCAATTATAGAAAAGACCCTGGGTATCATGACCAAGACCCTCCATCCCGCTATTGCCGAACAGTTCGGAATAAAAGACGGGGGCGGGGTAGTGGTGATAAGGGTTAATGAGGAGGGTCCCGCGGCACGTGAGAATATTCACAAGGGCGACATTATACTTGAGTTGAACAGGAAGAGGATTACCTCCGTCGAGGAGATGGCCTCTATACTCAAGGTCGTTGATAAGGGCGATACCGTCTTACTGTTAATTAAGAGAAAAACCGGCTATATATATATAAGCACACGGGTGGACTAA